A single window of Paenibacillus sp. SYP-B4298 DNA harbors:
- a CDS encoding carbohydrate ABC transporter permease: MTRKLSSTIILVVLAVGAALSFFPIYMAIVNSFKTQGEIFSSILSLPTQINFDNYVEAFEKIRLLNSARNSVIVSALGIGGILLFASMAGYKLSRTPGKLSGFIFFLFIASMLVPFHSIMISLSRVAKSLSVQGSTYGLALIYIGLGVNMAIFLYHGFVKSIPRELEESAHMDGCGEFQTFFKIILPLLMPITVTIAILDFLWIWNDFLLPLLMLTDVNKYTLILSTNMLFGEYNKEWPLILAALVLTAVPVVLIYAFFQRFIMEGITEGAVKG; this comes from the coding sequence ATGACACGCAAGCTTTCCAGTACTATTATATTGGTGGTGCTCGCTGTCGGAGCGGCGCTATCCTTTTTTCCCATCTACATGGCGATTGTGAATTCCTTTAAGACACAAGGCGAAATATTCAGTTCAATCTTGTCGCTGCCTACGCAGATTAACTTTGACAATTATGTAGAGGCCTTCGAAAAGATACGGCTGCTCAATAGCGCAAGAAACTCTGTTATCGTCTCCGCACTGGGCATAGGGGGCATACTGCTATTCGCCTCGATGGCGGGCTATAAGCTGTCACGGACGCCGGGCAAGCTGTCGGGATTTATATTCTTCCTGTTCATTGCCTCGATGCTCGTGCCGTTTCATTCCATTATGATCTCGCTGTCGCGCGTGGCGAAATCTCTGTCCGTTCAGGGCAGCACCTATGGCCTTGCATTAATCTATATCGGTCTGGGCGTCAATATGGCGATATTCCTCTACCACGGGTTCGTCAAGTCGATTCCTAGAGAGCTGGAGGAGTCGGCGCATATGGATGGTTGCGGAGAGTTCCAGACCTTCTTCAAGATCATCCTGCCGCTGCTGATGCCGATTACGGTAACGATTGCGATACTCGATTTCCTATGGATATGGAATGACTTCCTGCTTCCATTGCTCATGCTGACAGATGTCAATAAATATACGCTCATTCTGTCGACCAACATGCTGTTCGGCGAATACAACAAGGAGTGGCCGCTTATTCTGGCGGCGCTGGTGCTCACGGCGGTTCCTGTCGTGTTGATCTATGCCTTCTTCCAGCGCTTCATTATGGAAGGCATCACAGAAGGGGCGGTAAAGGGTTAA
- a CDS encoding beta-galactosidase, translated as MEKLYYGVAYYDEYMPYDRLDKDIEMMKAAGINVVRIAESTWSTHEPHNGVFDFTSVDRVLDAMHQAGIAVIVGTPTYAVPTWLVKEHPEVLAETPKGPGRYGARQIMDITSPAYLFYAERIIRKLISRVKDHPAVIGYQTDNETKHYHTAGPNVQQRFIKYMKSQFGTVEAMNAAYGLSYWSNRINSWEDFPSVVGTINGSLGAAFARFQRELVNEFLAWQVSLVNEYKRPDQFVTQNFDFEWRGYSYGIQPDVNHFEASRPFDIAGVDIYHPSQSELTGTEISFGGDVVRSLKQSNYLVLETQAQAFPHWTPYPGQLRQLAFSHLASGANMVAYWHWHSIHNSFETYWKGLLSHDLASNPTYEEAGTVGRDFARLSSKLVNLRKQNQVAILVSNEALTSLEWFPLSPPGMDSKYKYNDIVRRMYDQLYRMNIGCDFVYPGSEQLERYRLLIVPALYTASDELLERLNRYVEQGGHIVYTFKSGFTNEHLQVRPAQQPGIIHDACGVVYNQFVEPKQVGLLDNPFGVEEADNQVEAWMELLTATTAEIVARYDHPHWGAYAAITRNRYGQGQATYIGCLVSAAVMRHLLEQEVKLAGLWGVDQQLAYPLIVKSGVNEAGRTIRYYFNYSDELQRFTYAGPGGMELLEGTSIAPGSEVLLERWGVRIIEENQQ; from the coding sequence GTGGAGAAATTATATTACGGTGTCGCCTACTATGACGAATATATGCCTTATGACAGGCTGGACAAAGATATTGAGATGATGAAAGCGGCAGGCATCAATGTCGTGCGGATTGCCGAATCGACCTGGAGCACGCATGAGCCGCACAACGGCGTGTTTGATTTCACCTCTGTCGACCGGGTGCTGGATGCGATGCATCAAGCGGGCATTGCCGTCATTGTTGGCACGCCAACCTATGCGGTGCCGACCTGGCTCGTGAAGGAGCACCCGGAGGTACTGGCCGAGACCCCCAAGGGCCCCGGTCGATATGGAGCAAGACAGATTATGGATATTACAAGTCCGGCTTATCTGTTCTATGCGGAGCGCATCATCCGCAAGCTGATCAGCAGGGTGAAGGATCATCCTGCTGTCATCGGCTACCAGACGGATAATGAGACCAAGCATTACCATACGGCAGGCCCCAATGTGCAGCAGCGCTTCATCAAGTATATGAAATCACAATTCGGCACAGTCGAGGCAATGAATGCCGCCTACGGTCTGAGCTATTGGAGCAACCGGATTAATAGCTGGGAGGATTTCCCTTCGGTCGTCGGTACAATTAACGGCAGCTTGGGGGCGGCATTTGCTCGCTTTCAACGGGAGCTGGTGAATGAATTTCTCGCCTGGCAGGTATCGCTGGTGAACGAATACAAGCGACCGGATCAATTTGTTACGCAGAACTTCGACTTCGAGTGGCGGGGATACTCCTATGGCATCCAGCCCGATGTGAACCATTTCGAAGCTTCGCGTCCATTCGATATTGCTGGTGTGGACATCTACCACCCCTCGCAGAGCGAACTGACGGGCACCGAGATTTCCTTCGGTGGAGATGTGGTGCGCAGTCTGAAGCAGAGCAATTATCTGGTACTGGAGACACAGGCGCAGGCGTTCCCTCATTGGACGCCCTATCCAGGTCAGCTTCGCCAGCTTGCCTTCAGCCACCTCGCCTCCGGGGCGAATATGGTCGCCTACTGGCACTGGCATTCCATTCACAACTCGTTTGAGACCTATTGGAAGGGACTGCTCAGTCATGACCTGGCATCCAATCCGACGTATGAAGAGGCAGGGACAGTCGGCCGGGATTTTGCCAGACTATCGTCCAAGCTGGTGAATCTCAGGAAGCAGAACCAGGTCGCTATCCTGGTCAGCAATGAGGCGCTCACTTCGCTGGAATGGTTCCCGCTGTCGCCGCCAGGCATGGACAGTAAGTACAAATATAATGATATTGTACGCCGGATGTACGACCAGCTATACCGGATGAATATCGGGTGCGACTTCGTCTACCCAGGCAGCGAGCAATTGGAGAGGTATCGGCTGTTAATCGTTCCTGCTCTCTATACGGCTAGCGACGAGCTGCTGGAGCGTCTGAACCGGTACGTCGAGCAGGGCGGACACATCGTCTATACGTTCAAGAGCGGCTTCACCAACGAGCATCTTCAGGTGCGTCCGGCGCAGCAGCCGGGCATCATTCATGACGCTTGCGGTGTCGTATATAATCAATTTGTAGAGCCCAAGCAGGTCGGTTTGCTGGATAATCCGTTCGGCGTCGAGGAAGCAGATAATCAGGTGGAGGCATGGATGGAGCTGCTGACCGCGACGACGGCTGAGATCGTGGCTCGTTATGACCATCCGCATTGGGGCGCTTATGCGGCGATTACGCGCAACCGCTACGGGCAAGGTCAAGCCACTTACATCGGCTGTCTGGTCAGCGCAGCCGTCATGCGGCATCTGCTGGAGCAGGAGGTCAAGCTGGCGGGGCTATGGGGCGTGGATCAGCAGCTCGCTTATCCGCTGATTGTCAAGTCTGGGGTCAATGAAGCAGGGCGAACGATTCGTTATTACTTCAATTATTCGGATGAGTTGCAGCGCTTTACGTATGCCGGGCCGGGTGGCATGGAGCTGCTGGAGGGCACCAGCATTGCTCCGGGGAGCGAGGTTTTG
- a CDS encoding carbohydrate ABC transporter permease, with protein sequence MMFKSYRKSLSLLYFVAPAFVIYAVFLLGPTLGGMFYSFTDWNGLNRTYDFIGLANFAEALGEDPDFINSLWFTLKYVLVMVFLQNGLALLLALLIETRKRSKGFFRTIFFMPNMISIIISAFMWTFIFTQVMPQLAEKTMMTFLDQSWIGDPRFSFISIIVVSLWNGVGYMMIIYLAGLQGVPQSLKEAAIIDGANAWQSLRHITLPMISHAITICFFLTLNGAFKVFEVVYGLTGGGPGRSTQVITMNIYEEAFSNNFRYGYASAKSVILFIIILVLTLIQIQVMKRKEVEA encoded by the coding sequence ATCATGTTTAAAAGCTATCGAAAATCGTTGTCCTTGCTCTACTTTGTAGCGCCGGCCTTTGTTATATATGCCGTATTCTTGCTCGGTCCGACCCTTGGCGGCATGTTCTACAGCTTCACCGACTGGAACGGGCTGAATCGCACCTATGACTTTATCGGCCTGGCTAACTTCGCGGAGGCGCTGGGCGAGGATCCGGATTTCATCAACTCCTTATGGTTTACACTCAAATACGTACTGGTCATGGTGTTTCTGCAAAATGGTCTGGCGTTGCTGCTGGCGCTGCTGATTGAGACGCGTAAGCGGTCTAAGGGATTTTTCCGCACCATCTTCTTCATGCCCAATATGATTAGTATTATTATCTCGGCGTTCATGTGGACGTTCATCTTCACCCAAGTGATGCCGCAACTGGCAGAGAAGACGATGATGACCTTCCTTGACCAGTCCTGGATTGGCGATCCGCGCTTCTCCTTCATCTCGATCATCGTCGTATCGCTCTGGAACGGAGTCGGATACATGATGATTATCTATCTGGCAGGCTTGCAAGGGGTGCCGCAAAGCTTGAAGGAGGCAGCGATTATTGATGGGGCGAATGCCTGGCAGAGTCTGCGCCATATTACATTGCCGATGATCTCGCATGCCATTACAATCTGCTTCTTCCTGACGCTTAATGGGGCGTTCAAGGTGTTCGAGGTGGTGTACGGACTGACGGGAGGCGGACCAGGTCGCAGCACCCAGGTTATTACGATGAATATTTATGAGGAAGCCTTCTCTAACAACTTCCGGTATGGGTATGCAAGCGCCAAATCGGTCATTCTGTTCATCATTATTTTGGTGCTGACCCTGATTCAGATTCAGGTGATGAAAAGAAAAGAGGTGGAGGCCTAA